From Brochothrix thermosphacta DSM 20171 = FSL F6-1036, a single genomic window includes:
- a CDS encoding response regulator has translation MDTTILVIEDDSAISNFMRAILEGNEYTVHNAETGKHGITLCATLAPDIVILDLGLPDMDGLDVLATIRGWSEVPVLIVSARGNEIEKVAALDAGADDYITKPFGTSELLARIRAALRHAQPQGVTESKYVTGELVIDVANFQVALAGKALHLTPIEFKILKLLAQNMGKVLTHDYITKAIWGQYTTENQALRVNMSNIRRKIELNPAEPIYIVTEVGIGYRMILIGE, from the coding sequence ATGGATACAACAATACTTGTAATTGAAGACGATAGTGCCATCTCTAACTTTATGCGTGCCATTCTAGAAGGCAATGAATATACCGTGCATAATGCGGAAACGGGTAAACATGGTATTACGTTATGTGCGACGTTAGCACCTGATATTGTGATACTGGATTTGGGTTTGCCTGATATGGATGGGTTAGATGTGTTAGCAACAATCAGAGGTTGGTCAGAAGTGCCTGTTCTTATCGTTTCTGCTCGCGGAAATGAAATCGAAAAAGTCGCTGCATTGGACGCGGGTGCCGATGATTATATCACAAAGCCCTTTGGGACATCAGAGCTATTAGCTCGTATTAGGGCAGCGCTGAGGCATGCTCAACCACAAGGCGTCACCGAAAGTAAATATGTCACTGGTGAGCTTGTCATTGACGTTGCCAACTTTCAAGTAGCACTTGCTGGAAAAGCGTTACATTTAACACCGATTGAATTTAAAATATTAAAATTACTCGCACAAAATATGGGGAAAGTACTGACACATGATTACATCACTAAAGCCATATGGGGACAATACACAACTGAAAATCAAGCGTTGCGCGTTAATATGTCTAATATCCGTCGTAAAATTGAGCTTAACCCAGCAGAACCGATTTACATTGTAACTGAAGTCGGTATCGGTTACCGTATGATATTAATCGGTGAGTAG
- the kdpC gene encoding potassium-transporting ATPase subunit KdpC — protein sequence MKIIKEIMMPGLKMLLVWTVICGVMYTLLLTGIGQLFFPSQANGSLVSAKSETGEKVVGSTLIGQAFTANYYLWSRPDTGEAASQLAPNSAKEKARVAERVAKIKAADPANKAAIPMELVTASASGVDPDISTATAAYQVKRIAEARHLSVAKVEKIIQNNTSGVKFDKMGTKLVHVLPVNLALDQLAPMK from the coding sequence ATGAAAATAATCAAAGAGATTATGATGCCAGGTTTGAAAATGCTCCTTGTCTGGACGGTAATTTGTGGCGTGATGTATACTTTATTATTGACGGGTATTGGTCAACTTTTTTTTCCGAGCCAAGCTAATGGTAGTCTCGTCAGTGCTAAAAGTGAAACAGGTGAAAAAGTCGTGGGTTCAACACTTATTGGTCAAGCTTTCACAGCTAATTATTATTTATGGAGTCGTCCTGATACAGGCGAAGCAGCAAGCCAACTGGCTCCAAATAGTGCAAAAGAAAAAGCACGTGTTGCCGAACGTGTAGCAAAAATCAAAGCAGCTGACCCAGCTAATAAAGCAGCAATTCCAATGGAATTAGTCACAGCTTCTGCTAGTGGGGTTGACCCTGATATTTCAACAGCGACGGCTGCTTATCAAGTCAAACGAATTGCCGAAGCACGCCATTTATCTGTTGCTAAAGTTGAGAAAATAATTCAAAACAATACAAGTGGCGTTAAATTTGATAAAATGGGAACAAAGCTTGTACATGTTCTGCCAGTCAATCTCGCACTTGATCAATTGGCACCCATGAAATAA
- a CDS encoding bacteriocin-associated integral membrane family protein: MKKAFILSFFTIALLLFFSTKLFLTTHQFQTYNAIKKESAYTVTVADDADVQTANDWTAKMITSSQTYHFNIYKESVSSITNQLMVYAQLNHHKQKITAGLDLKPFGNEQYTNKKHVYSEFNQLLLSPLTSLKNTELKSGNYVIQLSKQSPHISVIIKDLSNKTGVNIALDKQSEVSHPQVLFSKIIIFLSIFITSGILMFIIVSDYYIKYRQNSIKLMVGYRHITLLSDIIKRQLPYALMIPLITFSLASYYYFINAIKPAFNIAIFATLLGLTVLLLTYLLIASFLIFYPLNSRSSKGESPQKKLVVLLLAVKIILSIFLLFTLQFSGQKIYYFIVEQAQTQRALKAVEHRFYLPLLSDVSSTDDNAQLDNLVRTNHLFNDYYNHGMLLFRLEDDTEHKLLDDEYNPGHEKFENNVLLISPDYLKLNPLYDINGTEIKINNHEKTLITLVPTTYYALLPEIKSYIEKEHNFQNNEVGKNFGLKATPQKVKFRYIEIRDNQALLTLLPHQRPLKNPLIKVLTQNNVDKNLSAYADSISGRADTFFIGNTQTSMSAIKNIVEKNQLQKTYPEIIPAQIFLKERFTDHNLVISLFLTIIIITLSLYLLLTLSFIHNYLLLNIQKAQVLLQAGYPITRIYCLLFLIGCSPWLLLTAYNLIITQRSVNTGLFTLIGFIEFTILYVCLYRIKYKLLKGSLL, from the coding sequence ATGAAAAAGGCTTTTATTTTAAGTTTTTTCACGATCGCCTTGTTATTATTTTTTTCCACAAAACTTTTTTTAACAACACACCAATTCCAAACATATAACGCTATCAAAAAAGAAAGTGCCTATACCGTCACAGTAGCTGATGACGCAGATGTTCAAACTGCTAACGATTGGACAGCAAAAATGATAACAAGCAGTCAAACCTATCATTTTAATATCTACAAAGAATCAGTAAGTTCAATAACGAATCAACTGATGGTATACGCCCAGTTAAACCATCATAAACAAAAAATCACTGCTGGCCTCGATTTGAAACCCTTCGGTAATGAACAGTACACAAATAAAAAACATGTCTATTCAGAATTCAATCAACTACTCCTTTCCCCTCTCACCTCCCTAAAGAATACGGAACTAAAAAGTGGCAATTACGTTATTCAGTTAAGTAAACAATCGCCTCATATTTCTGTAATAATAAAAGACCTCTCAAATAAAACGGGCGTTAACATCGCACTAGATAAGCAATCCGAGGTATCTCATCCACAAGTGCTCTTTTCTAAAATAATAATTTTTCTTAGTATCTTCATCACAAGCGGGATTTTAATGTTCATCATTGTCAGCGATTATTATATTAAATATCGCCAAAACAGCATTAAACTTATGGTCGGTTATCGCCATATTACGTTACTGAGTGACATTATCAAACGCCAATTGCCTTATGCATTGATGATTCCATTGATTACTTTCAGTCTCGCAAGCTACTATTACTTTATAAACGCTATTAAACCTGCTTTTAACATCGCCATATTTGCGACATTACTTGGTTTAACCGTGTTATTACTGACTTATTTATTAATCGCCAGTTTTCTAATTTTTTATCCCCTCAACTCACGCTCATCAAAAGGCGAATCGCCACAAAAAAAACTCGTCGTCCTCTTACTCGCTGTCAAAATCATTTTAAGTATCTTTTTACTATTTACACTTCAGTTCAGCGGCCAAAAAATCTATTATTTCATTGTCGAACAAGCACAAACGCAACGCGCACTCAAAGCAGTTGAACATCGCTTTTATTTACCTTTACTATCCGACGTGTCCTCCACGGATGATAACGCTCAATTAGATAATTTAGTACGTACCAACCACTTATTCAATGACTACTACAATCATGGGATGTTACTATTTCGACTTGAGGATGATACCGAACATAAATTATTAGATGATGAGTATAATCCTGGACATGAAAAATTTGAAAATAATGTTCTGTTGATTTCGCCTGATTACTTGAAGTTAAATCCCCTATATGATATTAATGGCACTGAAATTAAAATTAACAACCATGAAAAAACATTAATTACACTTGTTCCGACAACTTACTATGCTTTATTACCGGAAATTAAATCCTATATTGAAAAAGAACATAATTTTCAAAATAATGAAGTTGGAAAAAATTTCGGTTTAAAAGCAACGCCGCAAAAAGTTAAATTCCGCTACATTGAGATACGCGATAACCAAGCCCTGCTCACTCTCTTACCCCATCAACGTCCGCTTAAAAATCCACTCATAAAGGTATTAACACAAAATAATGTCGATAAGAATTTATCAGCCTATGCTGATAGTATTAGTGGTCGCGCAGATACATTTTTTATCGGGAACACTCAAACATCAATGAGCGCTATTAAAAACATTGTTGAAAAAAATCAGTTACAAAAAACTTATCCCGAAATTATCCCGGCTCAAATTTTTTTGAAAGAGCGCTTCACTGATCATAATTTAGTAATTTCTTTATTTCTCACCATTATTATTATCACGCTGAGTTTATACTTGCTGTTAACGTTATCTTTTATACACAATTATCTGTTGTTAAACATCCAAAAAGCACAGGTACTTCTACAAGCAGGTTATCCAATTACTCGTATCTACTGCTTGCTTTTCTTGATCGGTTGTAGCCCTTGGTTGCTATTAACGGCTTACAATTTAATTATTACGCAACGTTCGGTGAACACAGGCCTCTTTACACTAATCGGCTTTATCGAATTTACAATCCTTTATGTGTGTTTATATCGCATTAAATACAAGTTATTGAAAGGAAGTCTCTTATGA
- a CDS encoding ABC transporter ATP-binding protein: protein MKVTMDKLTKQFDDNYLFEQLNLTISAGEFVAIKGKSGSGKTTLLNCLALIEPASNGKIYFDEKDVTRLQWYKKSRLYRREISFIVQNFGLMENETVRDNLNIALKYEKLSKKEIQIRCKAALIAVNLDATLLTESIFRLSGGEQQRVAIARCLLRQPRLLFADEPVAALDNENATAIMMLLKKINASGCTIIMVTHDNHFDDYYDSIITI, encoded by the coding sequence ATGAAAGTAACGATGGACAAACTCACTAAACAATTTGATGACAATTATCTGTTTGAACAGCTTAATTTAACGATTTCAGCAGGGGAATTTGTTGCAATTAAGGGAAAAAGCGGCTCTGGTAAAACAACCTTACTCAATTGTTTAGCGCTGATTGAACCTGCTAGTAATGGTAAAATCTACTTCGATGAAAAGGATGTCACACGCTTACAGTGGTATAAAAAAAGTCGCTTGTACCGTAGAGAAATTAGTTTTATCGTACAAAATTTCGGATTGATGGAAAATGAAACGGTACGCGACAATTTAAATATTGCGCTTAAGTATGAAAAATTATCAAAAAAAGAAATTCAAATACGTTGTAAAGCAGCCTTAATTGCCGTTAATTTAGATGCTACCCTGTTAACTGAATCAATTTTTCGTTTAAGTGGTGGCGAACAACAACGCGTTGCGATTGCCCGCTGCTTACTTCGCCAACCACGCTTACTCTTTGCCGATGAACCAGTGGCTGCGCTTGATAATGAAAACGCGACAGCCATAATGATGCTCTTAAAAAAGATTAATGCTTCTGGTTGTACAATTATTATGGTGACACATGACAATCATTTTGATGACTATTACGACAGCATCATCACGATTTAA
- a CDS encoding sensor histidine kinase — translation MEDERPNPDAILKQVTQQNRQKTGKLRVFFGYAAGVGKTYAMLRDAHEQLLQGKKIMAGYIEPHVRPETLALLEGIPTIPVKQMSYKKMTLSEFDLDEALRLKPDIVLVDELAHTNVIGSRNKKRYQDIDELLHAGIDVYTTVNVQHIESLNDVVESITHVQVVETVPDTFLDQAYLRLIDIEPEELLERLRAGKIYRPLQAKKAMQHFFALENLKLLREIAVRRAADHIGMTNPIEEVSVRVKLLTYLDEEHIQGTEKCLRWTARLAAAFRSEWTLLVIENEEDEHDDLMREQRFKVMKLAQSLGADIVTLSGHDTLDTLTHYAKMTGVTDIIIAKQRNHSHVHRLFKQELEDDIIQRLPQVDLHIIPYHDKREGQKRNRLNHINFIQRHFSAADFIKMLFYILVATLLSKIVLLMHSGDQNVIIVYLFFILIISRVTHGYFYGALASVISVLLFNWLFVDPLYSLTVYKPGYPVTMVIMLLVALFTSNMMIRVKSQAKEAVRKEHRMTILYELNQQLLASQSLAGMMAIANTKVMETMGRSVIFYSGLPEGKSDRKLSVYRGDPTAAALTTPEEEAVAHWVYLNQKFAGSGTDTLNGAAGYYFPVVSQGRSLAVIGLRVNPERPLHRENLNFLKLLTSQLSLALERHRLMIEQQQTVIENEKEKMRGNLLRAISHDLRTPLTGILGASSAIIENHEKFSAELTLNLVKDIKEDSEWLIRMVENLLSVTRIDEGTMKVKKIPEAIEEIVGAAVRRIRKRFKETDLTVRVPEELLLVPMDGTLIEQVLINLIENAIKHAESTAISVIVKQRKQRVIFEVSDNGKGLPTQRLETLFRPFNNEQHSEIPVDATRGMGIGLSICQTIVAAHGGTIEACNKTQGGAVFRFTLPIKEGD, via the coding sequence ATTGAAGACGAACGTCCAAATCCAGATGCAATACTTAAACAAGTCACACAACAGAACCGCCAAAAGACCGGAAAACTCCGTGTCTTTTTTGGCTATGCTGCAGGAGTGGGTAAAACATATGCAATGTTACGTGATGCGCATGAACAGCTGTTACAAGGGAAAAAGATTATGGCAGGTTATATTGAACCGCATGTTCGCCCTGAAACGCTTGCTCTTCTAGAAGGAATTCCAACAATACCAGTGAAACAAATGTCGTACAAAAAGATGACGTTAAGTGAATTTGATTTGGATGAGGCATTACGATTAAAGCCAGATATTGTACTCGTAGACGAGTTGGCACATACAAATGTTATTGGCTCACGCAATAAAAAACGTTACCAAGATATTGATGAATTATTACATGCGGGTATTGATGTCTACACGACTGTCAATGTACAGCATATCGAAAGTCTGAATGATGTTGTTGAAAGCATCACACACGTACAAGTTGTTGAAACAGTGCCCGATACATTTTTAGACCAAGCCTATCTAAGATTAATTGATATTGAACCGGAAGAATTATTAGAACGTTTACGAGCTGGGAAGATTTATCGCCCCCTTCAAGCTAAGAAAGCGATGCAACATTTTTTCGCCCTCGAGAATTTGAAACTTTTGCGTGAAATTGCTGTGCGCCGTGCTGCTGATCACATCGGAATGACGAATCCAATTGAGGAAGTTTCTGTCCGAGTAAAATTACTCACTTATTTAGACGAGGAACATATTCAAGGGACCGAAAAATGCTTGCGTTGGACCGCGCGATTAGCTGCGGCTTTTCGCTCAGAATGGACGTTATTAGTCATTGAAAACGAAGAGGATGAACACGATGATTTGATGAGAGAGCAACGCTTCAAAGTTATGAAGCTCGCTCAAAGTCTAGGTGCGGATATTGTGACATTAAGCGGTCATGATACCCTTGATACGCTCACTCATTATGCTAAAATGACGGGTGTAACAGATATTATAATCGCCAAACAACGGAATCATTCACACGTCCACCGTTTATTTAAACAAGAGCTTGAGGATGATATAATTCAACGATTACCACAGGTGGATTTGCATATTATACCCTACCATGACAAAAGGGAAGGGCAAAAAAGAAACCGTCTCAACCATATAAATTTTATACAACGCCATTTTTCAGCGGCTGACTTTATAAAGATGCTCTTTTATATCTTAGTTGCAACGTTACTATCAAAAATTGTTTTATTAATGCATAGTGGCGATCAAAACGTTATTATTGTGTATTTGTTTTTTATTCTTATTATCTCCCGTGTCACACATGGTTATTTTTATGGTGCACTCGCTTCCGTTATTTCCGTTTTATTGTTCAACTGGTTATTTGTTGATCCACTCTACTCTTTAACAGTTTATAAGCCAGGCTATCCTGTGACTATGGTAATCATGTTATTAGTCGCACTGTTTACGAGTAACATGATGATCCGGGTGAAGAGTCAAGCGAAAGAAGCCGTGCGTAAGGAACATCGTATGACAATCCTTTATGAATTGAATCAGCAGTTACTCGCGAGCCAAAGTTTAGCAGGAATGATGGCCATTGCTAATACGAAGGTGATGGAAACGATGGGACGCAGTGTAATTTTCTATAGCGGCCTACCTGAAGGGAAAAGTGATCGGAAACTGTCGGTCTATCGTGGTGATCCAACAGCTGCAGCTTTAACAACACCAGAAGAAGAAGCGGTCGCTCACTGGGTTTATCTTAACCAAAAATTTGCTGGATCAGGCACGGATACTTTGAATGGTGCCGCGGGGTATTATTTCCCAGTTGTGTCGCAGGGGCGTAGCTTAGCCGTTATTGGTCTCCGGGTTAATCCGGAACGGCCTTTGCACCGTGAAAATTTGAACTTTTTGAAACTGCTAACCTCACAATTATCATTAGCCTTAGAACGACATCGTTTAATGATTGAACAGCAACAAACAGTGATTGAAAATGAAAAAGAAAAAATGCGTGGGAATCTTCTGCGCGCGATATCACACGATTTACGAACACCACTCACAGGCATCTTAGGCGCCAGTTCTGCCATTATTGAAAATCATGAAAAGTTTTCAGCAGAACTAACCTTGAATTTAGTAAAAGATATCAAAGAAGATTCGGAATGGTTGATTCGGATGGTCGAGAATTTGTTATCCGTGACGCGCATTGATGAAGGTACAATGAAAGTAAAAAAAATACCGGAAGCCATCGAAGAAATAGTGGGTGCAGCCGTGCGACGTATTCGTAAACGATTCAAAGAAACCGATTTAACGGTGCGTGTTCCTGAGGAATTATTATTGGTACCAATGGATGGGACTTTAATTGAACAAGTGTTAATCAATCTTATTGAAAATGCCATTAAGCATGCGGAAAGCACAGCGATTTCAGTGATTGTTAAACAGCGTAAGCAACGCGTGATCTTTGAAGTGAGCGATAATGGCAAAGGATTGCCAACACAAAGATTAGAAACGCTGTTTCGCCCTTTTAATAATGAACAACATTCAGAAATCCCCGTTGATGCAACACGAGGAATGGGGATTGGTTTATCAATTTGTCAAACAATTGTTGCTGCGCATGGTGGTACGATTGAAGCGTGTAATAAAACACAAGGTGGTGCAGTTTTCCGCTTTACGTTGCCAATAAAGGAAGGTGATTAA
- the kdpA gene encoding potassium-transporting ATPase subunit KdpA — MMTIVMSYLLFFIVLLALGIPLGFYIYRVMTGQKVFMTRIIAPVEGWIYRFIGKPAKQEMTAKKYIGSIVAFSLFSFLAIFLLMLFQGVLPLNPAGLKGTSIGLAFNTAISFVTNTNWQAYSGETTLSPLTQSLALTVQNFASAAVGIAVLFILLRGFVAEGKRKLGNFWQDITRITLYLLIPVSFVIAILLMSQGVVQTFQATTTITELESGLKAVIPLGLAASQIAIKQLGTNGGGYFGANSAMPFENPTVFSNFVENIAILLIPVALIMAFGLFVKNRKQGRTIFIVSFVLLILALIGVTLSEHLNGPVFDAVAHSGSMEGKEARFGIGWSSLWAVSTTAASNGSINAMLDSFTPLGGLIPMFLMQLGEIVFGGAGSGLYGMIAFVLLTVFIAGLLVGRTPEYLGKKIEPANMKMVCLVILTPPLLVLIGSMSYVLMSQPMLGLVNTGPHAFSEVLYAFSSLANNNGSAFAGLAADTPFMNSVGGIIMLLVRFIPMFAIVVLAHQLGQKKCVASTDGTLSTTDGTFTGMLLGVILLIGALSFLPALALGPLADYFMR, encoded by the coding sequence ATGATGACCATCGTGATGAGTTATTTATTATTTTTTATTGTGTTGCTTGCGCTTGGTATTCCGCTTGGTTTTTATATCTATCGTGTGATGACAGGTCAAAAAGTTTTTATGACACGAATAATAGCACCAGTCGAGGGGTGGATTTATCGGTTTATCGGTAAACCAGCAAAACAGGAGATGACTGCTAAAAAATATATTGGCTCAATTGTTGCTTTTAGTTTGTTTAGTTTTTTAGCTATTTTCTTACTGATGTTGTTTCAAGGTGTTTTACCATTAAATCCAGCGGGGCTAAAAGGGACTTCGATTGGGTTAGCGTTTAACACTGCGATTAGCTTTGTAACAAATACAAACTGGCAGGCTTATTCAGGAGAAACAACCTTATCGCCACTGACACAAAGTTTAGCACTCACCGTGCAAAACTTCGCTTCAGCTGCCGTCGGAATTGCCGTGCTTTTTATTTTATTACGTGGTTTTGTAGCAGAGGGAAAACGTAAACTTGGTAATTTTTGGCAAGATATCACACGAATCACACTCTATCTTTTGATTCCTGTCTCATTTGTGATTGCCATCCTTTTAATGTCACAGGGTGTGGTGCAAACTTTCCAAGCAACAACGACCATTACAGAACTTGAATCAGGTCTAAAAGCAGTTATTCCGTTAGGTTTAGCTGCGAGTCAAATTGCGATTAAACAATTGGGTACAAACGGGGGAGGCTATTTTGGAGCTAACTCAGCGATGCCTTTTGAAAACCCAACGGTATTCAGTAACTTTGTAGAAAACATCGCGATACTGTTGATTCCAGTTGCTTTGATTATGGCATTTGGTTTATTCGTTAAAAATCGTAAACAAGGTCGCACGATCTTTATCGTATCGTTTGTATTGCTTATTTTAGCGCTTATCGGTGTTACTCTCAGTGAACACCTGAATGGACCTGTTTTTGATGCTGTCGCACACAGTGGCAGTATGGAGGGGAAAGAAGCACGATTCGGTATTGGTTGGTCGAGCTTGTGGGCAGTGAGTACCACAGCAGCATCAAACGGTTCCATTAACGCCATGCTAGATAGCTTCACACCTTTGGGTGGTTTGATTCCGATGTTCTTAATGCAACTTGGTGAAATTGTCTTTGGTGGAGCCGGCAGCGGTTTATATGGCATGATTGCTTTCGTATTACTTACCGTTTTTATTGCAGGATTACTAGTGGGTCGTACACCGGAGTATCTTGGTAAAAAAATTGAACCTGCAAATATGAAAATGGTTTGTTTGGTCATATTGACACCACCATTATTAGTCTTGATAGGATCAATGAGTTATGTGTTGATGTCTCAACCCATGCTAGGTTTGGTGAACACAGGTCCTCATGCTTTTTCAGAGGTACTGTATGCTTTTAGCTCGTTAGCGAACAATAACGGGAGTGCGTTTGCTGGTTTAGCAGCGGATACGCCTTTTATGAATAGTGTCGGTGGCATCATTATGTTGTTGGTGCGCTTTATTCCAATGTTTGCGATTGTTGTACTGGCACATCAATTAGGCCAAAAAAAATGTGTTGCAAGTACAGATGGAACATTATCAACAACCGATGGTACCTTCACTGGGATGTTACTGGGTGTTATTTTATTAATTGGTGCACTCAGCTTTTTACCCGCATTGGCTTTAGGACCATTAGCGGATTACTTTATGAGATAG
- the kdpB gene encoding potassium-transporting ATPase subunit KdpB has protein sequence MTESKQGIFKDAFKQSFYKLSPRLQVKNPVMFVVYLGALVTSGLYVLAFFGIQDSSPAFTLSIAVILWLTLLFGNFAEAMAEGRGRAQAESLKSARQEVIAKKMTDITNKAQLVDISSALLKRGDMVYVVAGEQIPMDGDVIEGAASVDESAITGESAPVIRESGGDRSAVTGGTTVVSDYLVIRVTAEEGESFLDKMIAMVEGAARKKTPNEISLQILLVTLTLIFLVVCASLLPFTQFATVASGKGDALSLTVIVALLVCLAPTTIGALLSSIGIAGMSRLNQANVMAMSGRAIEAAGDVDILMLDKTGTITLGNRQASEFLPVPGVTEEELADAAQLSSLADETPEGRSIVVLAKERFAIRGRDLSDNQAVFIDFSAKTRMSGIDYQGDEIRKGAADTVKQFVSAAGYDYPVACETIVSQIANLGGTPLVVVKNKRVLGVVYLKDIVKKGVKERFNDMRTMGIKTIMITGDNPMTAAAIAAEAGVDDFLAEATPEAKLELIREYQQKGHLVAMTGDGTNDAPALAQADVAVAMNTGTQAAKEAGNMIDLDSSPTKLIEIVRIGKQLLMTRGALTTFSIANDVAKYFAIIPVLFYSIYPQLNALNIMHLSSPTSAILAAIIYNALIIIALIPLSLKGVKYKELPASKLLQHNLFVYGLGGLITPFIAIKVIDLIITACGWA, from the coding sequence ATGACTGAATCTAAACAAGGCATCTTTAAAGATGCATTCAAACAATCATTTTATAAATTATCACCCCGTTTACAAGTGAAAAATCCCGTGATGTTCGTGGTTTATTTGGGAGCTTTGGTCACTAGTGGGTTATATGTTTTAGCTTTTTTCGGTATCCAAGACAGTTCGCCTGCTTTTACGCTCAGTATCGCTGTGATTTTATGGCTAACCCTCTTGTTTGGTAACTTTGCGGAGGCAATGGCGGAAGGGCGTGGCCGTGCGCAAGCAGAGAGTTTAAAAAGTGCCCGACAAGAAGTAATCGCTAAAAAAATGACAGATATTACCAATAAAGCGCAACTCGTCGATATCTCATCAGCACTTTTGAAACGTGGCGATATGGTATACGTCGTGGCAGGTGAACAAATTCCGATGGACGGTGATGTGATTGAAGGGGCAGCATCAGTTGATGAAAGTGCCATTACAGGTGAATCAGCCCCAGTCATTCGTGAATCGGGTGGCGATCGTAGCGCTGTTACAGGTGGTACAACGGTTGTATCGGATTACTTAGTCATTCGCGTTACAGCTGAGGAAGGTGAAAGCTTTTTAGATAAAATGATTGCGATGGTAGAAGGGGCTGCCCGTAAGAAAACACCTAATGAAATTTCACTTCAAATACTATTAGTGACCTTAACGCTGATCTTTTTAGTGGTATGTGCATCTTTGTTACCGTTCACCCAGTTTGCGACAGTTGCATCTGGCAAAGGTGACGCTTTATCACTCACCGTGATTGTGGCATTGCTCGTTTGTTTGGCGCCTACTACCATTGGTGCACTGTTATCTTCAATTGGAATTGCCGGTATGAGTCGTTTAAATCAAGCAAATGTGATGGCGATGAGCGGTCGTGCGATTGAAGCTGCTGGAGACGTTGATATTTTAATGCTGGATAAAACAGGGACTATCACATTGGGAAATCGCCAAGCAAGTGAATTTTTACCTGTTCCTGGTGTCACTGAAGAAGAACTAGCTGATGCGGCTCAACTTTCTTCATTAGCAGATGAAACGCCAGAAGGTCGTAGTATAGTTGTATTAGCAAAAGAACGGTTTGCGATACGTGGCCGTGATTTATCGGATAATCAAGCTGTTTTTATTGATTTTTCGGCTAAAACACGTATGAGTGGAATAGATTATCAAGGGGATGAAATTCGTAAAGGTGCCGCTGATACAGTAAAACAATTTGTGAGTGCCGCAGGTTATGATTATCCTGTAGCATGTGAAACGATTGTTAGTCAGATTGCAAACTTAGGGGGAACACCACTTGTTGTTGTTAAAAACAAACGCGTTCTCGGTGTTGTTTATTTAAAAGATATTGTAAAAAAAGGTGTAAAAGAACGTTTTAATGATATGCGTACAATGGGCATTAAAACCATTATGATTACGGGGGATAATCCGATGACTGCTGCGGCTATTGCTGCTGAAGCAGGAGTAGATGACTTTTTAGCAGAAGCGACACCCGAAGCAAAACTGGAACTGATTCGCGAATATCAACAAAAAGGTCATTTGGTAGCGATGACTGGTGATGGTACGAACGATGCACCAGCATTAGCGCAAGCTGATGTAGCAGTCGCTATGAATACCGGAACACAGGCAGCAAAAGAAGCCGGCAACATGATTGATCTTGATTCAAGTCCAACAAAATTGATTGAAATCGTTCGTATCGGAAAACAATTGTTGATGACACGTGGGGCATTAACTACGTTTAGTATCGCCAACGATGTTGCAAAATATTTTGCGATTATTCCGGTGTTATTCTATAGTATTTATCCACAATTGAACGCATTGAATATCATGCATCTCAGCTCACCAACAAGCGCGATTTTAGCAGCAATTATTTACAATGCTTTGATTATTATTGCGTTAATTCCGTTGTCTTTAAAAGGTGTGAAATATAAAGAATTACCCGCTAGTAAGTTGTTACAACACAATTTATTTGTATACGGTTTAGGTGGTTTGATTACACCATTTATTGCAATCAAAGTGATTGATCTTATTATTACAGCCTGCGGTTGGGCATAG